A stretch of DNA from Gimesia chilikensis:
CGGCCAGCATGGGCATTACGGCGTCATAAATGGTGCGAAAGGATGCGGAGGGGACGGCCAGCGGCGTGCGTCCGAGCCAGAGCGCGGTCTTGTTGGCGTCGATCTGCAGGCTGATGTGCCGGGCGTAGACACGGTGATGGTCGAGGGCTTCAATCAGTCGTTCAATATTCCGCACGGCCCAGGCGCGGATCCGTTCGGGATCGCTGGTCTTGCCGCCACAGGAACCGCCGCGGGCAATTGCTTTGTGGGGAGGCCGACTGGTCTGGATCGGTGTGACAGAGTCGCCGCGGAGTTCCCACCAGAGGGCTTCACCTTTGATGGTCAGCAGATCGCGGATCAGCAGGCGGTCTGCCTGACGGAAATCCCAGCAGGTGTGAATGTTGCGGTCCTGCAGTTTGCGTTCGCTCCGCCGGCCGATGCCACAGAGTTCGCCGACCGGCTGCGAACGCAGGAAGGCTTCGCAGTTCTCCCTGTCGACGATGCGCACGCCGAACGGTTTGGCGGCATCGCTGCCCAGTTTGGCCAGAGCCCGTGAAGGGGCAATGCCGATAGAAACGGGGACGCCCACTTCATCCTGGACGAGCGTCTGCAGGGCCCGGGTGGCTTCCTGCAGGGGGAGTTGAAAGTAGCGCTGAAGTTCGCCGGCGTCGAAAAACATTTCGTCGATGCTGTAGTATTCGACGCGGGGACTGACCATTTTGAGCAGTTCCAGCAGGCGACGGGAGATGACTTCGTACCAGCGGAAATCCCGTTTGACAAAGACGGCGTGAGGACAGAGTTTCTTGGCTTCCCAGATGGGGTGCCCGGTCTTAACGCCGTAGGATTTGAGTTCATAACTCTTGGCGATGACGCAGGCTCCCTGGTTGCCCAGGACGCCACAGGGGACGCCGCGCAGTGTGTAAGATCTTACTCTTTCACAGCTTACGTAGAAACAGTCCGAGTCAATATGTCCAATCAAAGTCGTGCCCATGCGGGCATGGTATCAGAGCTTTCATGGAATACTACTGAACAGTATTTCGGATTTGCCAGGCCGGGGCTGGGGTTCAGCTATGATGGGATTCAAAGGTTTCCGCAGACGCCAGATCCCAGAGTTTGCTGTAAACGGGGTAAGGGCAGCCCTCAAGCAACTCCCCTGGTTTGAGGAAGTCGAAGGCTTCGTAGTAGGAGAGGACTTCGGTCCGTTTCGGGCGGAGATAGATGTGCCAGGGGCGTAATTCATTGGGATGGTCCAGGCCGGCAGCCGCGATGACTTCGGTCAGGGCTTCCATCGTATTGTGATGGAAATTGTAGGCACGTTCGCTCTTATCCGGTACAACGAGTGCCCGCTGGCGTCCCTTGTCCTGGGTGGCGACGCCGACCGGACATTCGTTGGTGTGACAGGCCTGTGCCTGAATACAGCCGACGGACATCATGAAACCGCGGGCGGAGTTGCACCAGTCAGCACCGATGGCCAGGCAGCGGGCCAGTGTGAAAGCGGAACTGACTTTGCCAGCGGCAGCGATTTTGATTTTGTCGCGGAGATTGCAGCCGACGAGAGCATTGTGCACGAAGATCAGCCCGGTTTTTAAGGGCATACCCATGTTGTCGGAAAATTCTAATGGGGCGGCCCCGGTCCCCCCTTCGCCACCATCGACGGTGATAAAGTCGGGCAGGATACCGGTTTGCATCATGGCCTTGCAGATGGCGAGGAATTCACTGGGATGTCCGATACAGAGTTTGAAGCCGACCGGCTTTCCTCCGGAGAGTTCCCTTAACTGAGCAATGTATTCACACAGACCGATGGGCGTTGAATAAGTGGAGTGTCCGGGAGGCGAGATGCAGTCTTGCCCCATGGGGACTTTTCGGGTCGAGGCGATCTCGGGGGTGATTTTGGCAGCGGGGAGCACGCCCCCGTGACCGGGTTTGGCACCCTGCGAGATTTTAATCTCAATCATTTTGATGGTTTCATGAGCCGCCTGCTCCTGGAACAGATCGGGATTAAAGGTGCCGTCATGGTTTCGGCAGCCGAAGTATCCGGTTCCGATCTGCCAGACGAGGTCGCCGCCCGGTTTCAGGTGATATGGGCTTACGCCCCCTTCGCCGGTACAGTGATAGAAGTTCCCTTTTTTGGCGCCCGTGTTCAGAGCCATAATTGCATTGGCGGAAAGGGCGCCGAAGCTCATGGCAGAGATATTCAGAATCGAGCAGGAGTAAGGCTGCTTACACTCCGGTCCACCGACGGTCGTGCGAAACAGTTCTTTGGAACGGGGACGCGGGGCCATGGAGTGGTTGAGCCACTCGTATTCATCGCCGTAGACATCGAGCTCGGTACCGAATGGTTTGAGACCATCGATGTTTTTGGAGCGTTCGTAAATCAGGGAGCGATCATCGTTGTTGAAAGGACGGCCATCGATATTGCTTTCGATAAAGTACTGATGGATTTCCGGTCGGATCATTTCAAACAGGAACCGCAGGTGAGCCATGATCGGATAGTTGCGGGTGATGCTGTGTCGGGTCTGGACCAGGTCCCAGACTCCCAGCAGGGAGAGGGGCGCCAGAACGAGCAGCGGCCAGAAAAACCAGTCATCAACGGCGAGGCCGAGAATAAAAAACAGCAGAGTCAGCAGCACAGCCAGGATGAAAGCCGAGTATCTCATGTGATTGACCAGTCAGAAACGAGAACAGTGGTGTCGAAATTATTATAAATGCAACCCGCGGCTGATCTAGGGAGAGTCCCCGTTCA
This window harbors:
- a CDS encoding FMN-binding glutamate synthase family protein; the protein is MRYSAFILAVLLTLLFFILGLAVDDWFFWPLLVLAPLSLLGVWDLVQTRHSITRNYPIMAHLRFLFEMIRPEIHQYFIESNIDGRPFNNDDRSLIYERSKNIDGLKPFGTELDVYGDEYEWLNHSMAPRPRSKELFRTTVGGPECKQPYSCSILNISAMSFGALSANAIMALNTGAKKGNFYHCTGEGGVSPYHLKPGGDLVWQIGTGYFGCRNHDGTFNPDLFQEQAAHETIKMIEIKISQGAKPGHGGVLPAAKITPEIASTRKVPMGQDCISPPGHSTYSTPIGLCEYIAQLRELSGGKPVGFKLCIGHPSEFLAICKAMMQTGILPDFITVDGGEGGTGAAPLEFSDNMGMPLKTGLIFVHNALVGCNLRDKIKIAAAGKVSSAFTLARCLAIGADWCNSARGFMMSVGCIQAQACHTNECPVGVATQDKGRQRALVVPDKSERAYNFHHNTMEALTEVIAAAGLDHPNELRPWHIYLRPKRTEVLSYYEAFDFLKPGELLEGCPYPVYSKLWDLASAETFESHHS
- a CDS encoding DNA polymerase IV; the encoded protein is MGTTLIGHIDSDCFYVSCERVRSYTLRGVPCGVLGNQGACVIAKSYELKSYGVKTGHPIWEAKKLCPHAVFVKRDFRWYEVISRRLLELLKMVSPRVEYYSIDEMFFDAGELQRYFQLPLQEATRALQTLVQDEVGVPVSIGIAPSRALAKLGSDAAKPFGVRIVDRENCEAFLRSQPVGELCGIGRRSERKLQDRNIHTCWDFRQADRLLIRDLLTIKGEALWWELRGDSVTPIQTSRPPHKAIARGGSCGGKTSDPERIRAWAVRNIERLIEALDHHRVYARHISLQIDANKTALWLGRTPLAVPSASFRTIYDAVMPMLAAAPREHLVSHMHIIAENLVWRDRIQKSLFFEDAQSPLDQIKRNINQKLGRFAIRSAETLPLHEIYHDTTHNYDICDISGKMCF